The stretch of DNA GCGGCGTCGTCCCCGTCGCGTTCAGCAGCGCCGATCGCGAGAGTGAATGTAGTGGTCCAGTCGTTCCAATACTTGCGTAGGTTGTAGAAGCCGCCGAGCTGCATGGCCAGCTGATGGCACAGCCGATACTGTCCGCGGCTGGAGGCCGTCCGCACCGCCGAAGCCAGGTTCGCTCGTTCTTGTTCGCACCATCGGAGCGCCGACTCTTGGTCGTTGAAGGTCTTTGGCACGACCTGCGACGGTGGGGCGGCGAGTGCAGCCAAGTACCGGAAAGGCAGATGCACCGCGGCGTTGGTAACGGTGTACGCAAACCAGGACAGCAGCCGATCCGCGGCAGCGTCGATGGCGGCTCGGTCGTGATCGGCAGCGGCGAGTTCTGCGGCGTAGGCCCGCAGTAGGTCGTGCATCCCGAACCGGTTCCGGCCGACCTGCTCCACCAGGTGCAGGCCGGCCAGTCCCTCAAGGGTCCGCCGCGCCTCAACCAGTCCCGTACTGAACAGGGCCGCTGCTGCGTCAGTATCGATCTCGTGGCAAACGTGGAGACCCAACAGGCGGAATGCACGTGCCCACGGTTCCGGCAGCGCCTGGTAGGACCAGGAGAATACCGACCGCACCGACTCCTCCGCACCGTCCAAGCCTTCGAGACGGCTGCCTTCCTCCGTGAGTTCGTCGACGAGGTCGGCGACCGTGGTGAAGGGGTGGGTGGCGAGGTGGTCGCCGGCGATCCGCAGTGCCAGCGGCAGACGTCCGCACAACAGGGCCAGCTCACCGACTGGGCCGGGCTCGGAGTCGACACGTTCGGGTCCAGCGGCGGCGCGCAGCAGCGCGATTGCCTCATTTTCCGGCAAGACCATGATATCGAGTCGTGCGGCGCCTTCTCGCGCGGTCAAGCCGGCGAGACGGCTGCGGCTGGTGACGACGGTGGTGCAGCCGTGGGTGCCCGGAAGCAGAGGGCGGACCTGGTCGGCGTCGGCCGCGTTGTCCAGCACGACGAGCATCCGCCGGTCGGCCAGCAGCGACCGGTACAGCGCCGCCTTCGCGTCTGCGTCCGTGGGGATCTGTCCCGCTGGGACATGGAGCGCCCGCAGGAACATCTCCAATACTTGATCCGTGGACGGTCGAGGGCCAGGGTCATAGCCGCGGAGGTTTACAAAGAGCTGCCCGTCCGCGTACTGGCTGCGGTTGTCGTGTGCCCACTGAAGCGCGATCGCTGTCTTGCCTGAGCCCGGACCGCCTGCGATCACCGCGATCCCCGGTCCGGACTCAGCAGCGTGCTGGTCCAGTGCGGCCAGCTCCGCGGTGCGGTTCACGAAGACCGCCGCGCGTACGGGCAGTTGTTGAGGCACTGGGCCCCAGGAGGATGCGGCGTGGAAGTGGACTCCCCCACTTATCGACCGAGCTTGTACCGCATGCCCTGACACCTTACCGGACAAATCATTCGTCGCGGACACCGGGACAACGGACTGCGGATCTTCAGGCACGTTCTCTCCCGAGGCAACGGCTGGGTCAGGCTAGGGTGGCGCAATAGCCGCAGATAGTTACATTCCGAGTATGATTCGGTGCGCCGCCTCACATGTGAACTCCGCCATGGACGTCGCCATCGATCTGCGCGAGCTTCGCAACCTGGCCGGCGTTTATGTTTCCGACCGTCAGCTCAGACGGCCTGGACGCTGGTTCCAGATTTGCGAGATCCCGCACCCGCTCAGGCTCGTTGCGGGCCAGCGCCGCAAGGTACCCAGCGATGAACGCGTTCAACTGTGCCTCATCAACTTGCCCACCGCCGAATAGGGCCAGGGCGTGCTGCCGCGAATCATCGAGCTCTATGGCAGCTGCCTCGACAGCAGCGCGTTCACCACGGCCCCAGCGCCGAGCGAGGGCGTCGCGCGTGAGGGTCCAGGCATCGCCGAGCATGGCTTGGGCGAGCTTCTGCGCTCCGGGAAGAAGCAGGGTCGAGACGTCCACGGCTGGCAGGACCTCCAATGCGTCGGCATGCACACCATACGGCCAGCATCAGGCCTCTGCGAACCTCTTTCGCGGCCTTAGGTTCAGAGCCTAGGGACGCCACGAACAGTCTCCGCGAGATGCTCGACGGCGAGACAGGGCGACGATCACACCCGTTACCTGTAGTGAAATGGCTCGGCACGCGACCTTCACCCGAAGCTGGCACCCAAAGCGGGGACGGTAAGTGACCGATCCACACTCAGGGGTTACCGAGATCGTGATCACTTTGTAGACTCGGTTCTCGCTGTGAAACGGGGAGGCGGGGGCGGCGGCGGATCTCAGGGCCGGCATGACCGTCATCCATGACGTGTGAGCCATACGGGGAGGGCACTGATGGCGCGTCCAGCAGGCTGGGACATCCTGGGACTGGATGGGGATCCGACACCGGGTGTGGTGGAGTCAGTGCAGGCTCTGGCCAAGGAGTTCGGGGACTTCGCGCATGATGTGGAGTCGGCGTATCGGAGCCTGAACTCGTTCGGATCGGACGCTTCGGCTTTGCAGTGGATTGGTCAAACTGCTGACGCGTTCAAGGGCCAGTTCGGTCCGTTGCCCGGCCGGCTGCAGAAGCTGTACACGTCCTACAGCGAGGCCTCCGATGCCTTGAGAGGGCGAGACGTACCGTGATGTCCGGTATGGGTTTGCTCGATGGTGTGGCGTTCGGCTGAACCGCCCGACAGGCTGGCGGTTGCGTGGTTCGCTGGTTCGGTGAGCGAGCGACTGCCGTACAAGAGCGATGTGTCGGATGCGCAGTGGGCGTTGATCGAACCGGTGATCGTGGCGTGGAAAGCGCAGCATCCGTCGCCGACCGGGCATTCGGGCGTCTACGACTACCGGGAGATCGTGAACGGGATCTTCTATCAGAACCGGACCGGCTGTCAGTGGGACTATCTTCCGCATGATCTTCCGCCGCCCGGCGCGGTGAAGTACTACTTCTACACCTGGCGCGATGACGGGTTGGACGAGGTCATCCATGACCTGTTGCGGGCGCAGGTGCGCGAGAAGGCCGGCCGGTCCGAGGACCCGTCGTTGGTGGTGGCCGACACGCAGAGCCTGCACGCGGCGATGAACGTGCCCGCGGCCACGACGGGTAAGGACGCGAACAAGAAGGTACCGGGTCGGAAACGCGGACTCGCGGTGGATGTCATAGTGCTAGTCATCGCGGTGGTCGTGGCCTCGGCCGGGCTGCACGACAACGTGTTCGGGACCCGTCTGCTGGACAAGGTCGCCGCCAAGGCCCCCACGGTCACCACGGCGCTGGTCGACCAGGGCTTCAAGAACAGCGTCGTCGAGCACGGCGCCGGACTCGACATCACCGTCCAGATCGTGCAGCGCAACCCGGAACAGACCGGCTTCGTCCCGCAGCCGATCCGCTGGCGTGTCGAACAGACCAACGGCACGCTGCTTCTGCAGCGCCGACTGGTCCGCGAGTACGAGGCCACCGAGTCATCCTCCGAATCCCGCGTCTACTGGGCGATAACGTCGATCATGGCGCGGCGGCTAACCGGCGAGACCATCCCGACCTGGCGCGGAGCATAGGAGAATGCCGGTGAGCAGAACCGCTCTGGAGAAGATCGCCGACCGCGAGCAGGCCGTCACCGCCACCACCGAGCACGTCAGGGCACAGATCGACACACTGGCCGGACAGCTGCGCGACTTGGAAGCCGAACTCGCCGACCTGCAGGTGGCCCGAAAGGTCATCCTCGCTCTCGGTGATGACGAGCCCGCCGGCCCCCGGCTGCCAGACAACCCCGTCTATCAGCACATCCTCACCGCACTGACCGATGCCACCACGCCGATGCGCGCGAAAGACCTGTGCCACGCCCTGGACCTGGGTGTCGAGTCCACCAAGATCGAAGGGATGCGTTCCAAGCTCAAACGCCTCGTCGCCACCGGCCTCGTCGTCGAAGACGAACCCGGCTTGTTCACCCTGCCGCGCCCAAGCCCCAACAACTAACCCGCTGACCAGCCCGCCTCACCCAACGCCAGCGATGAACCGGGCATCACGGTACATCCCGCCCTCTGAGTAGCGACAGCGCGGCCGAGCGCATGATGTCGTCGGTGCGCGGACCCCAGTACGCGGTGTAGATCTTGCGGAAGATGCCGACCAGGTTGTCGACCACGAGCTGCGTCTGCTGCTCGCCTTTTGCGGCCAGGACGTTCAGCGCCGGACGGATGTCTTCCCGGGCCGGATCCAGCAGGATCGTCGGCTCGATGGCACGCTCGGGGAGCCGGGCGATGATATCCGGGACGAGGTCGCCTTTGGGGTCGATGACCACTGCGCCACGGCCGGCTTCGATATCCGCGAGGACCATGTTCGCCATCAGAGTGGACTTGCCGGAGCCGGTCGCCCCGATGACGTGTAGGTGGTGGCGTGAGTCAGCGATCGTCAGACCGACCGAGCGTCCGCCGCCGGCATCGGCGACGCCCAGCGGCTTCAACCCCGTTCCGAGGCCGGTGTGGACGCGGATGGCTTGGCGGGTCTTTCGGGTGCGGTTGATGTGTCGGTCGTGCCAGTCCGGGCCCAGGTCGCAGAACCGTGCGTCGGATCGTCGATGAGGATCCAGCAGATCTCCAGGATGTTGCGGGCGACGGCGACCATGGCCTTCTTGGCCGGGGCGTGTTTGACGATCCGCCGGTAGCGGGCTCCCAGGAAGGTTTTGGTGCGTCCGGCGTTCATAGCGGCCTGGCCAAGGGGTCCCTTGAGCCAGCCGTTGCCCTTGCCGGCCGGTCCGTGGGTGTTCTTGGCCCCGGACTGGATGGTGCGCGGGACGAGTTTGGCCCAGGAGGCGAGGTGGCCGGGGGTGGGGAAGATGCTCATGTCGACGCCGATCTCGGCAACGATGGCGGCGGCGGTGTCCCGGCCGACCCCGGGGATCTCATCGAGCCGGTCCAGCAGGGCCATCCGGGTCGGGTGGTCGTCATCCGGCGGGGGCGTGGGGTCGATCGCGGCGATGGCCTGCTCGATCCGTGTGGAGAGCTCCTCGATCTGGGCGGTGAGCCGGTCGTGGTCCTCCAGCAGCATCTCGATGAGGTAGGCGTGGTGGTCTTCGAACTGTCCGGTCAGCGCCTCGGCGCGGGATCTTCACGCGCATCCGGCCGCGGGCCAGCTCGGCCAGGGTTGTCGGATTGCGCTCCCCGGCCACCAGCGCCTCCAGCATCGCCCGGCCGCTCACCCCGAACAGGTCCGAGGCGCCGTCGGTCTTGTCCGAGACCTTCAGGCACGCGTCCTCCAGAACCTTCTCGATCCGGTTGCGGAACCGGGAACGGTCTTCGGTCAAAGCAGTGCGCAGCCGAGTCAGGCCGCGCAGTTGCCGGATCGGTTTGGGCGGCACGAAGGAAGGCCGCAGCATCCCGCGCTC from Catenulispora sp. EB89 encodes:
- a CDS encoding transposase, with amino-acid sequence MLLEDHDRLTAQIEELSTRIEQAIAAIDPTPPPDDDHPTRMALLDRLDEIPGVGRDTAAAIVAEIGVDMSIFPTPGHLASWAKLVPRTIQSGAKNTHGPAGKGNGWLKGPLGQAAMNAGRTKTFLGARYRRIVKHAPAKKAMVAVARNILEICWILIDDPTHGSATWARTGTTDTSTAPERPAKPSASTPASERG
- a CDS encoding helicase HerA domain-containing protein; its protein translation is MKPLGVADAGGGRSVGLTIADSRHHLHVIGATGSGKSTLMANMVLADIEAGRGAVVIDPKGDLVPDIIARLPERAIEPTILLDPAREDIRPALNVLAAKGEQQTQLVVDNLVGIFRKIYTAYWGPRTDDIMRSAALSLLRGRDVP
- a CDS encoding tetratricopeptide repeat protein is translated as MNRTAELAALDQHAAESGPGIAVIAGGPGSGKTAIALQWAHDNRSQYADGQLFVNLRGYDPGPRPSTDQVLEMFLRALHVPAGQIPTDADAKAALYRSLLADRRMLVVLDNAADADQVRPLLPGTHGCTTVVTSRSRLAGLTAREGAARLDIMVLPENEAIALLRAAAGPERVDSEPGPVGELALLCGRLPLALRIAGDHLATHPFTTVADLVDELTEEGSRLEGLDGAEESVRSVFSWSYQALPEPWARAFRLLGLHVCHEIDTDAAAALFSTGLVEARRTLEGLAGLHLVEQVGRNRFGMHDLLRAYAAELAAADHDRAAIDAAADRLLSWFAYTVTNAAVHLPFRYLAALAAPPSQVVPKTFNDQESALRWCEQERANLASAVRTASSRGQYRLCHQLAMQLGGFYNLRKYWNDWTTTFTLAIGAAERDGDDAALAWLLTNLGIAYRDLRRFEESAAVLERALPLFAAAGDRVGRLSALNNLGSTLLEAGDAESARTRYEAAADGYEELGLHQSQGRSLSNLGTAFTALHRADDAITAIERGLVLLRQASDTHGTGFTLHNLGEAHLAVGNAAAAEEALRHALVIRVDTGNQWGEARTRLALGKALHAQGRANKAADELSRADDLFQEHGTPTDIAYVALASAQVHAALGDLATARKALFRATWLLGPADQELAGLLEAALNELGTA
- a CDS encoding WXG100 family type VII secretion target; translation: MARPAGWDILGLDGDPTPGVVESVQALAKEFGDFAHDVESAYRSLNSFGSDASALQWIGQTADAFKGQFGPLPGRLQKLYTSYSEASDALRGRDVP
- a CDS encoding transposase, with the protein product MAAIDIAKASAMVCTRVPSEKNPDRRVQKTFGVKAITNAIAELGDHLACQGIELVVMEATSDYWRPFFYQLEARGLRCWLVNAREVKNVPGRPKTDKLDAIWLAKLAERGMLRPSFVPPKPIRQLRGLTRLRTALTEDRSRFRNRIEKVLEDACLKVSDKTDGASDLFGVSGRAMLEALVAGERNPTTLAELARGRMRVKIPRRGADRTVRRPPRLPHRDAAGGPRPAHRPDRGALHTDRAGHRRDRPHAPAG
- a CDS encoding IS5 family transposase produces the protein MSERLPYKSDVSDAQWALIEPVIVAWKAQHPSPTGHSGVYDYREIVNGIFYQNRTGCQWDYLPHDLPPPGAVKYYFYTWRDDGLDEVIHDLLRAQVREKAGRSEDPSLVVADTQSLHAAMNVPAATTGKDANKKVPGRKRGLAVDVIVLVIAVVVASAGLHDNVFGTRLLDKVAAKAPTVTTALVDQGFKNSVVEHGAGLDITVQIVQRNPEQTGFVPQPIRWRVEQTNGTLLLQRRLVREYEATESSSESRVYWAITSIMARRLTGETIPTWRGA